One Roseburia rectibacter DNA window includes the following coding sequences:
- a CDS encoding ABC transporter ATP-binding protein, with the protein MSEEERKFLEIVDLKKGFGSGETRQEVLRGMNFSVAKGEFCVLLGPSGSGKSTLLNIIGGIDSADSGYISINGDKLEELGEKKLTQYRRKHLGYVFQMYNLIANLNVKENIEVGAYLSDSPLDIDDLLHTLGLYEHRHKLPNQLSGGQQQRVSIGRAIVKNPDILLCDEPTGALDYNTSKEILKLIEDVNVKYGNTVIMVTHNEAIRHMADHVIKLRDGAVRHNDINEHKISAADLEW; encoded by the coding sequence ATGTCAGAAGAAGAAAGAAAATTTTTGGAAATTGTTGATCTGAAAAAAGGGTTTGGAAGCGGGGAGACCCGACAGGAAGTACTTCGGGGAATGAATTTTTCCGTGGCAAAAGGAGAATTTTGTGTGCTGCTTGGACCATCCGGTTCCGGAAAGTCGACGCTTCTCAATATTATCGGTGGAATCGATAGTGCGGACTCCGGTTATATTTCCATCAACGGCGATAAGTTAGAAGAACTCGGAGAGAAGAAGCTGACACAGTACCGCAGAAAACATTTAGGTTATGTATTTCAGATGTATAACCTGATCGCAAATTTAAATGTCAAGGAAAATATTGAGGTTGGTGCATATTTATCAGACAGTCCGCTCGATATTGACGATCTGTTACATACGCTGGGACTTTATGAACACAGGCATAAACTGCCGAACCAGCTTTCCGGCGGCCAGCAGCAGAGGGTTTCCATCGGGCGTGCCATTGTGAAAAATCCGGATATCCTGCTCTGTGATGAGCCGACCGGAGCACTTGACTACAACACTTCCAAGGAAATATTAAAGCTGATTGAGGATGTCAATGTCAAATATGGTAATACAGTTATCATGGTTACACATAACGAGGCAATCCGGCATATGGCAGACCATGTCATCAAACTCCGTGACGGGGCAGTGCGTCATAACGATATCAATGAACATAAAATTTCAGCGGCAGATCTGGAGTGGTAG